The segment GGATTCAGAAGGATTTTACGATACGTGCTGGTGATGTGGTTGATGGTCCGGCTGAAGCCGGCTGCTTCCTTCACATCCATAAGATGACTAGCCCTCCTTCATAAATTGCATTATTCCGAGTGATATAGTATATTTTATTTTAGCGTTTTTCAAAAGTCAATAGAGATCAAACGTTTCTTTCTTTATCATAGTTCATATATATTTTAAGGCAGGAGAAGGAGATATGGAACCCCTACTAGATGTAAAAAACTTAAACGTATCCTTTCAGAACCGCGATCGGGAATTTCATGCGGTACGCGGAGTCAGCTTCCAGCTGAACAAGGGAGAGACGCTGGGCATTGTCGGTGAATCCGGCAGCGGCAAAAGCGTCACTGCCCGCTCCATTATGCGCTTGCTCCCGTCGCCGCCTTCTTTTATGAAGGAAGGCGAGATCAAGTTTCAAGGACAGAGCCTGAACGAGAAGACCGAGCGTGAGATGGAGAGCATACGGGGACGGGATATGGGCATGATTTTTCAGGATCCGATGACGTCCTTGAACCCTACGCTTCGAATCGGAGAGCAGATTGCGGAGAGCCTGATCAAGCATCAGAAGCTGTCGGGCAAAGAAGCGAAGCAGCAAGCGCTCGATATGCTGAAGCTGGTTGGTATTCCGAACAGTGAGGCGCGGTACAGCCAGTATCCGCATGAATTTTCCGGCGGGATGCGGCAGCGGGTCATGATCGCCATTGCACTCGCCTGCCGGCCGGCGCTGCTGATTGCGGATGAGCCTACGACGGCGCTCGATGTAACGATTCAGGCCCAGATTTTGAATGTCATGAAGGATATGCAGAACCGTTTTGGCACCTCGATCATTCTCATTACCCATGATCTCGGCGTTGTAGCCGGTATGTGCGACCGGGTCGCGGTCATGAAGGATGGCGTTATTGTAGAAACGGGAACGACGGAGGAGATCTTTGATAATCCGCAGCATCCGTACACCCTTAAGCTGCTGAATGCTCTGCCGAGGCTTCATGAGAAGAAGAAGCCGAAGCCGGTATCATCGATCTTGACAGCAGAGGAGCTGAAGCGTCCGCTGTTGCAGGTTCAAGGATTGAAGCAGCACTTCAGCATGGGTAAGGGACAGGTGCTGAAGGCCGTTAACAATATCAACTTCCATATTAATGCCGGCGAAACGTTAGGGCTTGTCGGAGAGTCCGGCAGCGGCAAGTCCACAACAGGGCGCGCAATTCTGCGGCTTCATCAGCCGACAGGAGGCGATGTGCTGTATCAGGGGATGGCGGTGAACCGGCTTTCGTCCGGTGAAATGAAGACCATGCGGCAGCATATGCAGATGATCTTTCAGGATCCGTATGCTTCGCTCAATCCGAGATTCAAGATCGTGGATATTATTGGCGAGGCGCTGGATGTGCACAAGCTGTCCGGAAGCCGGCAGCAGCGCCGCAAGCGTGTTGAGGAGCTGCTCGATATGGTCGGGCTGAACCCGGCCTTTGCAGACCGTTATCCGCATGAGTTCTCCGGGGGACAGCGTCAGCGGATCGGGATTGCCCGGGCCCTCGCGGTAGAACCGAAATTCATAGTGTGTGATGAGCCTTTGTCCGCGCTCGATGTCTCGATACAGTCGCAGATCGTCAAGCTGCTGGAGGAGCTTCAGCAGCGCCTGGGCCTCACTTATTTATTCATTGCTCACGATTTGTCGATGGTCAAGCACATCAGCGATCGGGTAGCTGTCATGTATCAGGGCAAGATCGTGGAGCTGGCCGAAAGCGAGGAGCTATACGCCAATCCACAGCATGAGTATACGAAATCACTGCTGTCTGCCATTCCGATTCCCGACCCCAAGATCGAAGCTGCGAAGAAGCGGGTGCTGCTGGAAGAACGGACGGGAGAAGATAAATACAATCTGGAGCATTCCGAGCTGGTGGAGGTGACTCCAGGACACTGGGTAGCCGTTCCGGCCGGACACGTCTCCTGACGTGCAAGTAGCCCCCATCGCCATTTCTGCAGCAAATGCTGCTTCACAATGGCGGAATAAGCCCTCGCTGAGCGGAGGCCAATAGACTTTAATATAAAATTAGGGGCACCGAGCTCGCAATAAAAGCGAGCACGGTGCCCCTATTTTCGGTTTCTTTCAGCTTCCTAATGTAAAGATTCGTTTCAGATTCACCACGAATATAGCCATTGCTCCTTGCATATGCATGCCGGATAGACCCGAGGATGTGGCCACATCCTACCCGTGTCTGTGCTTGAGTTCGCTGTTCTTCGCTTCAATTTTGTAGCGCTCTTTGCCTTTTTCTTTGAAAGCCTCACTTTCCTGAAACGCCATTTGTTTGGCGTGCACCCCGGATTTAATGGTGACGGAGTACGTCTTGCTCTTGGCGCCCTCCTTGTAACATCCCTCTTTCAAGGGACACCTCTTGCACTGCTCTACATCAAAGTAGTAGGTGTCGGCTTGGTTCTTGCCCGTCTCCTTCTTGCGTCCCCCTTGCGATCAGGTTGTCCTTCTCCGAATACGCCGTGTCGCCCATCACGGTCTTTACAGTTACGCCAGCCGCGACGCTTTTTTGTCTTTAGGCACGATCAGGTCATACAAGGACGTGTACGGGCTGAATGAAAACGAAGGTTGATTCTGGAACAAAGGGCTTCCATCCTTTCTATCTTAACGGTTTTGCAGTAGATGACGAAGGAGCGGAGGGAAGAGGGAGGCTGGAGAAGCGGAGCGCTCGCCTTTGTCCCCGGATTTCATCCGCCAAGCGGTATGAACAAGAAATCTGGGGACAACAGCGATCGGAAGCCCCCTCTTCCTGCAGCGACTACGCCTTCGTTGGCGGATACACCATCTTTTGCGTTTTCAGTGGCCTCCGCTGAGCGTGAGGGTTTTTTTGCAGCAGTAGATGTTCATGGAAATAAAATTCCTTTTAAATTCCTGTCGGCAAGCAGGAAGATGGGCTGCGTGTGGCAAATTTAATAGATAAACGTCAAAAACGGTCGAGGAATGTCTATCTTTGGTCTAATAAGGGGGAAGAACACAGTGCAGCTGCAACACAATGATATTATTCTTTTTCAAGGTGACAGCATTACAGATGCAGGCAGAAACCGCAGTGAGTCCAGTAGCTTGGGGACAGGCTATCCACTGCTTATCTCGGCGCTGACAGGTCTGAAGCATCCAGAGCTGAACCTGCAGTTCCTGAATCGGGGCATTAGCGGGGACCGCGTCGTGAACCTGCAGGAGAGATGGCAGGGAGATTGCCTGGAGCTGAAGCCGACCTGGGTGTCGGTATATATCGGGATTAATGATTGCTGGCGCCGATACAGCAGACAGGATGAAACGCCGGCGGCGGCTTTCAAAGCGGGCTACAGGGAGCTGCTGGAGCGGACGCAGGAATCACTGGGAGCCAAGCTGATTTTGATGGAGCCGTTTGTGCTGCCTGTGCCGGAGGATCGCCGCGCTTGGCGCGAAGATCTGGATCCCAAGATCCATGCTGTGCGGGAGCTGGCCGCCGAATTCCAAGCGCTGCTCGTTCCGCTGGACGGCCTGTTTAACGCGGCAGCTGCACGCCGGGAGCCGGCATACTGGGCGCCGGACGGCGTTCATCCATCACCGGCTGGCCACGGACTGATTGCGAAGGCATGGATGGAGACCATGGGCATTCTCTAGAGGTCAATGACTTGATTTGTGTGTTTTTTTGAGCTTATGCTGGAATGCGTTAAAGTGACGCAAAAAAAGTATTGACTCTCCCTTCTAAATCCGATAGGATTACTTGTAATAAAAAGAGATCAGTCATATTGAGGGGGAGAACCAGCATGAATATTAAGAAACCATGGGTGAAGCTGTCCGGCTTGCTACTGTCGGCAGTGATTCTCACAACGGGCTGCGGACAAGATTCCGCCGGCGAAAGCAAAGGCTCTAGAGCAGACATTGAGAATCTGCCAGCAGCCATTGCAGAGAAAGATGATATGAAGCTTATGATCATCCGCAAGATCGGCGGAGATGATCACACAGCACAGTTTTTGGCGGGTGCGAAGCAGGAAGGTGAAGCACTTGGCTTTAAGGTAGATACCTTTACAGCGAATAATGATGCAGCTAAATTCCATGATGCGGTTGCTCAAGCGGCTGGTAACGGCTATGATGGTATCGTATTGTCTCATGGTGACGACCCTGCTACCGTGGAGGATGTCAAGGCTCTTGCTGCTAAAGGGATTCCGGTTGTAGCGTTTGACTCGGTACCGGAGCTTGCAGAAATCGAGGGTGTAACTGTGACTTCCCAGGATGATGAGACACTGGCCAAGCTGTC is part of the Paenibacillus algicola genome and harbors:
- a CDS encoding ABC transporter ATP-binding protein → MEPLLDVKNLNVSFQNRDREFHAVRGVSFQLNKGETLGIVGESGSGKSVTARSIMRLLPSPPSFMKEGEIKFQGQSLNEKTEREMESIRGRDMGMIFQDPMTSLNPTLRIGEQIAESLIKHQKLSGKEAKQQALDMLKLVGIPNSEARYSQYPHEFSGGMRQRVMIAIALACRPALLIADEPTTALDVTIQAQILNVMKDMQNRFGTSIILITHDLGVVAGMCDRVAVMKDGVIVETGTTEEIFDNPQHPYTLKLLNALPRLHEKKKPKPVSSILTAEELKRPLLQVQGLKQHFSMGKGQVLKAVNNINFHINAGETLGLVGESGSGKSTTGRAILRLHQPTGGDVLYQGMAVNRLSSGEMKTMRQHMQMIFQDPYASLNPRFKIVDIIGEALDVHKLSGSRQQRRKRVEELLDMVGLNPAFADRYPHEFSGGQRQRIGIARALAVEPKFIVCDEPLSALDVSIQSQIVKLLEELQQRLGLTYLFIAHDLSMVKHISDRVAVMYQGKIVELAESEELYANPQHEYTKSLLSAIPIPDPKIEAAKKRVLLEERTGEDKYNLEHSELVEVTPGHWVAVPAGHVS
- a CDS encoding SGNH/GDSL hydrolase family protein, translating into MQLQHNDIILFQGDSITDAGRNRSESSSLGTGYPLLISALTGLKHPELNLQFLNRGISGDRVVNLQERWQGDCLELKPTWVSVYIGINDCWRRYSRQDETPAAAFKAGYRELLERTQESLGAKLILMEPFVLPVPEDRRAWREDLDPKIHAVRELAAEFQALLVPLDGLFNAAAARREPAYWAPDGVHPSPAGHGLIAKAWMETMGIL